Part of the Ursus arctos isolate Adak ecotype North America unplaced genomic scaffold, UrsArc2.0 scaffold_1, whole genome shotgun sequence genome, CCAATGCAGGTGCCCCATGATCCCACGTGTGTGACACCAGTGCCCGCTTAtgctggggagcctgaggctCACCCAGCTCAGGGTGAATCCAGAGTCCAATCCCTGGATCAAGGGCCGTGCTGTGGGTGTCAAACCCCTGACCAAGTCCACCCTGACTCCTGGGCCGTGTCCTGGAGCGTGTCGGAGGAGTGAGGGGACTGCATGGCTGGTGGAGGGTGAGGCCTTATGGTGGCCTTCATGGTGATGGGGGCAGACACCCAGGGCCACCCGGAGGCCTGCTCTGAACTGCTGGTCTGGGCCCGAAGGGGCAGGGCTGCCCTCAAGGCTCTGACCACAGAGGGCGCAAGGGACCCTTCCAAGTGGGACCCCAGGCCAGAGGACTGGGGTAGGCGGGCACTCGGAGGGAGGGTGCTGCCTGGGGCATCCTGGCCACTGGGCCTCAGGGAGAGGATGGGGGGACACCAGAGTTTTGGGCTTGCCTGGGGAGCCGTCCTGAGCCGCAGCCCCTGCCGCCTGGCCCTCTGCCGACAGGAGTGGCCGGGGGGAGATGACCGACTACCTTGCTGAAGTGTGGGTGGGGGTCATAGGTCAGCACCTCCTGCGGCCAGATATGAGGAGGGTAGAGGGGCCCCCCTCAGCTTTGCGGGGGCCCTGGGGGTCTGAGTGCTGGCACCGCTGGCCACCGGCCAGTGGACGGTGAGCTCCCCCCGCCCTCCTTTCTGCGCAGCAGCAGACAAGTCCCAGGCCAGGAGGGCtcgggaggggggaaggggatcTCGTTCCATCCTTGGGTCACCTCGCGGTGTgaccttgcccccccccccgggggggggccTCTAAGAGCTTTGGTTTTCCCACTCAGTCTAGTGGGCAGGGATTTGGGTTTGGCCAGGAGGGTGCCTTGGAGCTCCTGATGATTTCTATGATTTTCTTTAGGAAGGTGAGCCTGGGGCTCCTgcatgtggggtgggggctcACCTCCTGCATCCCTGGCCAGAGGTGGTTGGGGCCTCAACagccccctgcctgccgctccccttcccccctgccctCCTCATCCCCTGCTTCTCGCCCGCAGCGGCAGGACCATGAACAACAGTACCTGTCTGTCCGAAGAGCTCATCTGGCCCCCCTCGGTCAGGTACGTCCTCTCCACCTACACGGCAGTgctgctggggctgggcctgATGCTCAACGGCCTGGCGCTCTGGGTGTTCTGCCGCCGCATGCGCCGGTGGACGGAGACCCGCGTCTACATGGTCAACCTGGCGGCGGCCGACTTCTGCCTGCTCTGCGCCCTGCCCTTCTTCCTGCGCTCCCTGCAGGAGAGGGCCGCGGACACGCTGTTCTGCCAGCTCTCCCAGGGCGTCTAcctggccaacaggtacatgagcATCGGCCTGGTCACGGCCATTGCCGTGGACCGCTACGTGGCCGTGCGGCACCCGCTGCGCGCCCGGGGGCTCCGCTCCCCGCGCCGGGCCGCAGCCGTGTGCGCGGCGCTCTGGGCGCTGGTGGCCAGCTCGCTGGGGCTTCGTTGGGCCCTGGGGGTGCGGGAGGGCGGCTTCTGCTTCTCGACCGTCTCCCGGCAAAGCTCCAACACCACGGTCTTCTCACTGCTGGGCTTCTTCCTGCCGCTGCCCGTGCTGGTCTTGTGCTCCGTGCGGGTGGCCACCGCCCTGGGCCAGAGGCCGACCGCCGGCCCGGACCAGGCGGAAGCGACGCGGAGGGCCACCCGCATGGTCTGGGCGAACCTGGCCGTGTTCGTGGTCTGCTTCCTGCCCTTTCACATGGTGCTGACGGTGCGAGCGGCCACGAGCCTGAGCACCCCTGCCGTCTGCCACGCCCTCCTCATCACGGGCAAGCTCTCAGATGCCAACTGCTGTCTGGACGCCATCTGCTACTACTTCACGGCCAAGGAGTTCCAGGAGGCGTCTTCGCTGGCCTCGATGCCCACTGGCAAGGCCCGCAGGAACCAGAACTCTCTCTGTGTGACCCTTGCCTAGGAGACGAGCCGCGGGCACGTGGGCGGGGTCCCAGGCTCTCTGGGAGGTCCTGCCTGCTGGGGGATCCCTGAACTGCCTGCGGCTCCCAGACACGCTCCAGGGGCCTGGCAGGGCAGAGAGGGCCCGGGCACAGACTCTGCGGTGGTGTCACCCTGACCCCTGGGATGGAAGAGGATCGGGACCAGGGCAGGAGGACTGAGGCCTGAGTGAGGCCAaccccaggtgccctgggatgGGGCCAACACCTGGAGCGCCAAGAGTCTGGTACCCCTGGGGTACTTGGGTGGATGATTGCTCTGCTGTGAGGCCACAGTGGGCCTGGAATAAAGTTGTcccccagggctgggcctggCCCTGTCAgggctgtgcgtgtgtgtgcgcgtgtgcgcgcacacatGCTGCACACACCCTCATGGTGGGAGGCTGGGCTGTCTTCCTAGATGGCTCTCAAGGGCTTTCCACTTGGGGGCTCTCCTGGGGCCCCCAtctgcttcccacccccaccccactcccagacATCTGCAGGTCTGGCGGGGGCTATTTTCAGCTCCCGGAAGGGCAAGCTAAAGCCTCATAGCCTGCTTTCTTCCTGCCAAGGAAGGGTCAGGACCCCTCAACCCCCTGTAGGGGCTGACAGCTGCACTAGGCTGGGGGTGCGCTGGGGGGGCAGTGAGGAAGTGGTCAAGGTCTGTCAAGGGGGCCCACTCCCCTTGTGCTTCTTCAGGGAAGCTGGAGGACCCTGCCTGGTGGTTGCAGGGCCTGGATACCCCCCAGGTGGGAGTGTGGATGCCCAGGCTGGTGTGGGTtgtacccacctcccctcagcctccctgcATGGGCTGGGCATCCACACCTAGGCTGGAACCACCGGAGACTTCTAGAGGCCCCCTGTGGTGCCAGTCCAAGCTGGGCTTGGGTTCAAACCCCAACCCGCCTGCATCCCTGGGCACAAACAACTTCCctgtcctgttttctttcttttctttttttttttttaaagattttatttatttctgtgccagagagacagccagcgagagagggaacacagcagtgggagtgggagaggaagaagcaggctcccagcggaggagcccgatgtgggactcgatcccggaacgccgggatcacgccctgagccgaaggcagccgcttaacgactgcgccacccaggcgcccccctgtccTGTTTTCTGCCTGCGTGCCCAGAGCCAGAATGGCAGCCATGTCCTGGCCTTAGGGGCCTGCGGCCGATGTAGTCCTCAGGTCCGGGGCTAGGGAGCCCTGCTGAGAGGGGTCCACGCTCAGGGAGGGTCCACACTCAGGGGATCTCTGCACGGGGGTGGGGCACTCGGGGGGCCTGTGCAGCTTGAATCCGCTGCTGTCCTATCCTGGGGCTCAGATGCTCCCCCCCACCACTGGGGACCCCTGCCCTTCATCACCAGGGTAGCGCCTACCCTGCCCAACGATGTGCACCAGGGCCGGGCCAGGCTGCATTCTGTCCTGAGAAGGCATAAAGATGTCCAGGAATGGCCAGTGGAGCAGGGCGGGGAGAAACGCAGCCACGAGGAAGCAGGGCAGGTGCGAGCAAGCCCAACGCTGCGGTGGACCCCCTGCAGGCAGACCACCTCCCTTTCCTGCCCCCATCCTGCACCCCAGCCCCATGCCCCCAGACACAGGCACCGGCCCTGGGACTAGGAGCCCCAGCCTCATTCAGGCTCCCCACGACTCCCCACGCCCCTCACCCCATCCAGTGCTCCCCACCCTCGTCCTCCGGCCAGCACCCCCACACCTAGCACCCTGCCCCTCATCAACCCCGCCCTTCCGCAGTGTGGCCAAGCAGACAGTTCCCAGTCCGTGACCTCCACTGCCCTGACCCTCCATTTCCAAGGGACCACGGAGTCCAGAGAAGGTTTCTCACTGTGGGGTGGGATGGCCACTGGGCTGAGCAGCGAGCCAGGGCTGGATGTAGACGTCCAGTCCCGACCTTGGCCAGGTTTGGGGatccagggagagaggcagaataGGGTCTGGGACTCAGCTTTGCCCCTGCGTCCCGCTCTGCACTGTGGGACCGAGGAGGGGATGCCCCGAGGCCAGTGTAGGGCAGCGGCGGAGGAGCAGAGCTTTGGACCAAAGGCTGACAGGCCAGGTGACAGTCACTTCCTAGAGCCTTGTGTTAAGAATTCTGAACCTCGCTCTGGGCTCAGCGAGCAGTACTACCCGCCCAGGTCGGGGCTGAGCCTGGCCCTGCTCCCGCGTGTGCTGGCCAGGTCTGTCCTCATAGGGGCAGAGAAAGtgagggcaggcaggggagacCTCTGCGGGGTGTCCTGGGGGCAGCGCTGGTGCtgctgggtggtgggggtggcCCGCC contains:
- the GPR35 gene encoding G-protein coupled receptor 35 — its product is MNNSTCLSEELIWPPSVRYVLSTYTAVLLGLGLMLNGLALWVFCRRMRRWTETRVYMVNLAAADFCLLCALPFFLRSLQERAADTLFCQLSQGVYLANRYMSIGLVTAIAVDRYVAVRHPLRARGLRSPRRAAAVCAALWALVASSLGLRWALGVREGGFCFSTVSRQSSNTTVFSLLGFFLPLPVLVLCSVRVATALGQRPTAGPDQAEATRRATRMVWANLAVFVVCFLPFHMVLTVRAATSLSTPAVCHALLITGKLSDANCCLDAICYYFTAKEFQEASSLASMPTGKARRNQNSLCVTLA